CATGTAGTCGGTACCGAGTTCATAAATCGACATGGAGCGCATACCCGTTGCCTGACCCGAAAGAAGAATCGGGAAGCAGCTGAAGAACGGGAGGATGTAGTACCAAGCGACGCTCTTAATGCAGGTCCAGGAGAAGGTGAGTTCCGGAATGTCGGAACTGTAAGCACCCATAGCCGGGAACCAGCCGAGCGTGATGGAGAACATGGCCACCAAGAGCATACCGAACACGAAGTACGGCACACCGTTCAGGAACATGGCGCAGGGGAAGAACACCTTGTCGAAGATGCCGCGCTTGTAAGCAGCGAAGGCACCGAGCAAGTTGCCGATAATCCAGCCGAGCAAAATGGTCGGAGCCTGGATGAGGAGCGTCCACGGCAGCGACTTCTTGATTACGTTGGTCACCGGTTCGTTGTTCTGGTAAGAGAGACCGAGGTCACCCTTGAACACGTTGGCAATGTAACGGAGGAACTGGGAGAATGCGGAGCTGAGCTTCGGGTCGGTCTTGAGGACGACTTCGTCAACCATCACGGTGTCCTGGCGTTCAGCCTGGACCTGTTCCATGACAGCGACCTGTTCAACCTTGGCGACCTTCTTCTTGCCCTTCTTTTCCATTACGGGCTTGCCCTTGGCGTCGAGCACGGGCTTTTCTTCGAAGACCGGCTTACCTTCGGCGTCAACCTTCTGGCGTTCCACCATCTTCGGGGTGCCGTCTTCGTTGACTTCCTTCACAGTCACAAGAACCGGATTGCCAGCATCGTCGAGCTTGGGCACCTTGCGGGTAACCATCTGGCCATTTTCGTCGACTTCCGGTTCATAAATCACGTTGCCCTGATCGTCGAGTTCGGCCATACCGAAGGACACCAGGAGTTCGGCTTTCTTCTTCTGGGCTTCAGTCGGAGAAAGACCCTTACCGGCCTGACCCATGATAATGTCGACCGGGTTGTTATCGCCAAGACGCGGCAAGGCGAAGTTCAATGCCACTGCAAAAACGAAGGTCAGGAGATACCAGAACCCCTTCTGCAGGACATAGCGTAGCATAGGATATTGTTTAAGCATTTGTATTCCTTTAACCTTTATTTAGCAAGCTTTAAGTTCCAGAGGATCTTGGTGCCCGAAGCCACCCACGGCAGCTGAGCCGGAGCGTACGGGTTTTCGGCGGTGGGCCAGTTCGTCCACACGCGGTCGCTGAATTCGTAGAACTGTTCAGGCAGGTAGACCAGCGGAATAGAGGGCTGGTCTTCCATGAAGATCTTGTTGAGTTCGCGGTAGGCCTTTGCGATTTCCACGGAGTCCGTCATCAGAGGAATAGCGGAAAGGAGCTGGTCCACTTCGGGGCGGAAGCCTTCGGTACCCGGCTGGTTGTAACGGCCGATGTTCACACCGGCCCAGGCGCCAAGCGGCTGCCAGTCGCGGCTTGCCATGATTTCGTTGAAGCGGCTCCACGGAAGAGACGGAGTCACGTCAGCGACAGGCTTGTGCATCACGAGGTCGAAGTTGCCAAGACCCATGGCCGGCCAGTAAGAACCACCGTCCACGAAGCCTTCGCGGATATCGATACCGGCCTTGCGCATGCCTTCGACAGCGATAGTCACCATGGCTTCCCAGTCGGTCCAGCCGTTCGGGCTAGTGATGTAGAGAGTCGGGAGACGTTCGCCCTTGGCATTTTCCATGTGATCCAGGGTACCGTCGTCGTTGAACACGGACTTGAAGCCCGCTTCGGAAAGGATCTGCTTCACGGCAGCGAGGCGTTCGGCTTCATCGCTGATGCCAAGGTTCACACCGTACTTTTCGAGGTCTTCGTCAACAATGTACTTGCCTTCGAGGTCCGTCGGCATGATGAGGCCGGCCTTGAGGGTAGAGGTGTAGTTGGAAACGGCGAACTGGCGGAGCGCGTTGTAGTCGATTGCAGTTGCAAGAGCACGACGGAAGCGCTTGTCGTTCAGGGGTTCCTTAAGGGTGTTGATCACGAGCATGGGCATTGCACCCGGACGGAAGTAAGGCGGTTCGTTCC
This portion of the Fibrobacter sp. UWB15 genome encodes:
- a CDS encoding ABC transporter permease; its protein translation is MLRYVLQKGFWYLLTFVFAVALNFALPRLGDNNPVDIIMGQAGKGLSPTEAQKKKAELLVSFGMAELDDQGNVIYEPEVDENGQMVTRKVPKLDDAGNPVLVTVKEVNEDGTPKMVERQKVDAEGKPVFEEKPVLDAKGKPVMEKKGKKKVAKVEQVAVMEQVQAERQDTVMVDEVVLKTDPKLSSAFSQFLRYIANVFKGDLGLSYQNNEPVTNVIKKSLPWTLLIQAPTILLGWIIGNLLGAFAAYKRGIFDKVFFPCAMFLNGVPYFVFGMLLVAMFSITLGWFPAMGAYSSDIPELTFSWTCIKSVAWYYILPFFSCFPILLSGQATGMRSMSIYELGTDYMKYAKWLGLREGKIISYVFRNAMLPQLTGLAQSLGAMVGGALITEMIFSYPGLGMAMLNAIQKNDYATIQGCTLMISTCVLVANYAVDVLIAVFDPRVKAGLQMGGK
- a CDS encoding ABC transporter substrate-binding protein, with amino-acid sequence MIGLKSIAKTALALSASGALLSGCGDASSEGDLGGALPRQQTLYLSGQQNDAPGSFNPLAESWMASWPVGGRFNLMYEPLITYNSLNGKIEPLLGTLVEELSNNDSIVVDLNPAAKWSDGKPVTSTDVTFMFLRGSINSTEQISAIHIDSLKGADGVITERLSFMVAKDKRNNPLTVRDMLQATRIAPSHVFEPLIKEKGLDETKKLPMDQNPVVSGPYNLRSADPNKIILERRDDYWGNAALHDGKLPAPKFIVHPIYKNNEHNTIAMREGNLDASQSFIPRIQRKASAGVHTWWNEPPYFRPGAMPMLVINTLKEPLNDKRFRRALATAIDYNALRQFAVSNYTSTLKAGLIMPTDLEGKYIVDEDLEKYGVNLGISDEAERLAAVKQILSEAGFKSVFNDDGTLDHMENAKGERLPTLYITSPNGWTDWEAMVTIAVEGMRKAGIDIREGFVDGGSYWPAMGLGNFDLVMHKPVADVTPSLPWSRFNEIMASRDWQPLGAWAGVNIGRYNQPGTEGFRPEVDQLLSAIPLMTDSVEIAKAYRELNKIFMEDQPSIPLVYLPEQFYEFSDRVWTNWPTAENPYAPAQLPWVASGTKILWNLKLAK